A genome region from Cucumis sativus cultivar 9930 chromosome 4, Cucumber_9930_V3, whole genome shotgun sequence includes the following:
- the LOC101221298 gene encoding gamma-tubulin complex component 5 isoform X3, translating to MEQRKSKSLIDCTSDIFANGIHFAAPISSLRTSELDLVRGVLQMLQGFSGSLFSWDCSGKKFCVKSGIYVSHLSRSSLLAILNQFMYAATCLQLTQLVLQEVNTAAKSAPPTLRAFVTSVSSWLKRLRDIALKEEIKLNDAGSGTTPTLMGLAGSLSSLCSGAEYLLQIIHKAIPKVFFESSAAITPADLAVHVLDNLYKKLDEVCLIQNGQVERTVVEETYQMLLHIFVGSLLPYIEELDSWVFEGILDDPFEELFFYANEAVSVDEHDFWEKSYSLRSLRLDGEVNLSIKKETSERKSISLSHLLKGKDQYTGGSIACPLFMKDIAKSIVAAGKSLQLIRHVCETSPASEKQNGEEFTASGDFGGSLARLSLSELFCVSLAGLIGDGDHISRYFWKHDQYNLETVSSFKTRTNCSEVENGIDGSTCKGKHWFSLLVDALAQKGSVSLKSGHKDVNKPVGKGENYMTLDIKNCLCSLESFHPENPVMTVCTAILKDNINDWKRLNLSRCYNLPPLNDESLFKAIIGDEDTPFSETKGTDFTFGFQFDKSKHVHLQKEAKLIETLLPFPTLLPAFQDDLHISDLLPFQKNSTLPSRFLSWMQNIMPRTMPLTMVIMEECLVVYLRQQVDYIGKHVLSKLMNEWRLMDELAVLRAIYLLGSGDLLQHFLTVIFNKLDKGETWDDDFELNTILQESIRNSADGMLLSAPESLVVSIVKTNSLDGDEQSNLAKLPSTPHKSSSPFFGMDGLDSLKFTYKVSWPLELIANTEAIKKYNQVTGFLLKVKRAKFVLDKTRRWMWKGKGTPKNNSKRHWLVEQKLLHFVDAFHQYVMDRVYHSAWRELCEGMASAQSLDGVIEVHEAYLLTIHRQCFVVPDKLWALIASRINVILGLALDFYSVQQTLSSGGAVSAIKLRCEMEVDRIEKQFDDCIAFLLRVLSFKLNVGHFPHLADLVTRINYSYFYMSDSGNLRTAPSSETVSSRLGKTFMGRTD from the exons ATGGAGCAAAGGAAGAGTaaaagtttgattgactgCACTAGCGATATATTCGCTAATGGGATTCATTTTGCAGCGCCAATTTCCTCCTTGAGGACGAGTGAGCTTGATCTG GTGCGCGGTGTATTACAAATGTTGCAAGGATTTTCCGGTTCACTTTTTAGTTGGGATTGCAGTGGGAAGAAATTTTGTGTGAAAAGTGGGATATATGTTTCTCACCTCTCCCGATCTAGCCTTCTTGCCATTCTCAATCAATTTATGTATGCAGCGACTTGTCTTCAGTTGACACAGCTCGTATTGCAAGAAGTTAATACAGCTGCAAAGTCAGCTCCTCCTACTTTAAGGGCGTTTGTTACGTCTGTTTCTTCCTGGCTGAAG AGGCTGCGTGATATAGCATTGAAGGAGGAGATTAAACTTAATGATGCTGGCTCTGGAACCACTCCTACTTTAATGGGTTTAGCTGGCTCTTTATCgag TCTTTGTTCAGGTGCTGaatatttattacaaattatcCACAAAGCCATTCCCAAAGTATTCTTTGAATCCAGTGCTGCAATTACCCCTGCTGATTTGGCAGTTCATGTGCTTGACAACCTTTACAAGAAGCTTGACGAAGTATGCTTGATACAAAATGGTCAGGTTGAGAGAACTGTTGTT GAAGAAACTTACCAAATGCTGCTTCATATATTTGTTGGAAGTTTATTGCCTTATATTGAGGAACTTGATTCCTGGGTTTTTGAAGGAATACTTGATGATCCTTTTGAAGAG TTGTTCTTCTATGCTAATGAAGCAGTCTCAGTTGATGAACACGATTTTTGGGAAAAGAGTTATTCTTTAAGATCACTGAGGTTGGATGGCGAGGtcaatttatcaataaaaaaggaaacaagtgAAAGAAAATCCATTTCTTTGTCTCATTTGCTGAAGGGAAAAGACCAGTACACTGGAGGCTCAATAGCATGCCCCCTGTTTATGAAGGACATAGCTAAGTCAATAGTTGCTGCTGGAAAGTCTTTGCAGCTCATTCGTCATGTTTGTGAAACATCTCCCGCgtcagaaaaacaaaatggtgaAGAGTTTACTGCTAGTGGTGATTTTGGAGGAAGTTTGGCGAGGCTATCTTTGTCGGAGCTTTTCTGTGTGTCATTGGCAGGTTTAATTGGTGATGGTGATCACATATCTAGGTACTTCTGGAAACATGACCAATATAATCTTGAGACAGTTTCCTCCTTCAAGACCCGCACAAACTGTTCTGAAGTAGAAAATGGCATTGATGGGTCAACATGCAAAGGGAAACATTGGTTTAGTTTACTGGTAGATGCATTGGCGCAGAAAGGAAGTGTCAGTTTGAAGTCTGGACACAAGGATGTGAATAAGCCCGTTGGTAAAGGAGAAAATTATATGACActtgatataaaaaattgtttatgcTCTTTGGAATCATTCCACCCTGAAAATCCAGTTATGACAGTGTGCACTGCAATCCTGAAAGATAACATAAATGATTGGAAAAGATTGAACCTCTCTAGATGTTACAACTTGCCCCCATTAAACGATGAGAGTTTATTTAAGGCAATAATAGGTGATGAGGACACACCCTTTTCTGAAACAAAAGGGACAGATTTTACTTTTGGTTTTCAGTTTGATAAATCCAAACATGTTCATTTGCAAAAAGAAGCAAAGCTGATTGAAACATTGCTTCCTTTTCCCACACTTCTCCCTGCATTTCAG GATGATCTCCATATTTCAGATCTCTTGCCCTTCCAGAAGAATAGCACTCTTCCTTCAAGGTTTCTAAGCTGGATGCAAAATATCATGCCAAGGACAATGCCACTTACGATGGTCATTATGGAAGAATGCCTTGTTGTATATCTGAGACAGCAG GTGGATTACATTGGCAAACACGTTTTATCAAAGTTGATGAATGAATGGAGATTGATGGATGAGCTAGCTGTCTTACGTGCTATTTATTTGCTAGGATCAG GGGATCTGCTGCAGCACTTTTTGACTGTAATTTTCAATAAACTGGACAAGGGAGAAACGTGGGATGatgattttgagttgaataCTATATTACAG GAATCTATAAGAAACTCTGCCGATGGTATGCTATTAAGTGCTCCTGAATCTCTGGTGGTGTCTATTGTCAAAACTAATTCTTTGGATGGCGACGAGCAATCTAATTTAGCGAAACTACCCTCAACCCCACATAAAAGCTCTTCACCTTTCTTTGGAATGGATGGACTTGATTCACTTAAATTTACATACAAG GTATCTTGGCCACTTGAGCTTATTGCCAACACTGAGGCAATTAAAAAGTATAACCAG GTGACAGGGTTTTTGTTAAAGGTTAAGCGTGCCAAGTTTGTGCTTGACAAAACTAGGCGTTGGATGTGGAAG GGTAAAGGAACTcctaaaaataatagtaagcGCCACTGGCTGGTGGAGCAGAAACTCCTTCATTTTGTGGATGCCTTTCACCAATATGTCATGGACAGA GTCTATCATAGTGCCTGGCGTGAACTCTGTGAAGGTATGGCTTCTGCACAATCTTTGGACGGAGTTATTGAAGTGCATGAAGCATACTTGCTGACGATTCATAGACAGTGCTTTGTGGTTCCAGATAAGCTG TGGGCTCTTATTGCTAGCCGAATCAATGTTATTCTTGGGTTGGCCCTAGATTTTTACTCCGTGCAGCAGACATTGAGTAGTGGTGGAGCAGTTTCTGCAATTAAGCTTCGGTGTGAAATGGAGGTCGATCGTATAGAGAAACAATTTGATGACTGCATTGCTTTCCTTCTCAGA GTCCTGTCATTCAAGCTAAACGTGGGGCACTTCCCTCACTTGGCAGATCTGGTTACAAGAATAAACTATAGCTACTTTTACATGTCTGATAGCGGGAACTTGAGAACTGCCCCAAGCTCTGAAACCGTTTCTTCCAGACTTGGGAAAACATTTATGGGAAGAACAGATTAA
- the LOC101221298 gene encoding gamma-tubulin complex component 5 isoform X4, with translation MEQRKSKSLIDCTSDIFANGIHFAAPISSLRTSELDLVRGVLQMLQGFSGSLFSWDCSGKKFCVKSGIYVSHLSRSSLLAILNQFMYAATCLQLTQLVLQEVNTAAKSAPPTLRAFVTSVSSWLKRLRDIALKEEIKLNDAGSGTTPTLMGLAGSLSSLCSGAEYLLQIIHKAIPKVFFESSAAITPADLAVHVLDNLYKKLDEVCLIQNGQEETYQMLLHIFVGSLLPYIEELDSWVFEGILDDPFEELFFYANEAVSVDEHDFWEKSYSLRSLRLDGEVNLSIKKETSERKSISLSHLLKGKDQYTGGSIACPLFMKDIAKSIVAAGKSLQLIRHVCETSPASEKQNGEEFTASGDFGGSLARLSLSELFCVSLAGLIGDGDHISRYFWKHDQYNLETVSSFKTRTNCSEVENGIDGSTCKGKHWFSLLVDALAQKGSVSLKSGHKDVNKPVGKGENYMTLDIKNCLCSLESFHPENPVMTVCTAILKDNINDWKRLNLSRCYNLPPLNDESLFKAIIGDEDTPFSETKGTDFTFGFQFDKSKHVHLQKEAKLIETLLPFPTLLPAFQDDLHISDLLPFQKNSTLPSRFLSWMQNIMPRTMPLTMVIMEECLVVYLRQQVDYIGKHVLSKLMNEWRLMDELAVLRAIYLLGSGDLLQHFLTVIFNKLDKGETWDDDFELNTILQESIRNSADGMLLSAPESLVVSIVKTNSLDGDEQSNLAKLPSTPHKSSSPFFGMDGLDSLKFTYKVSWPLELIANTEAIKKYNQVTGFLLKVKRAKFVLDKTRRWMWKGKGTPKNNSKRHWLVEQKLLHFVDAFHQYVMDRVYHSAWRELCEGMASAQSLDGVIEVHEAYLLTIHRQCFVVPDKLWALIASRINVILGLALDFYSVQQTLSSGGAVSAIKLRCEMEVDRIEKQFDDCIAFLLRVLSFKLNVGHFPHLADLVTRINYSYFYMSDSGNLRTAPSSETVSSRLGKTFMGRTD, from the exons ATGGAGCAAAGGAAGAGTaaaagtttgattgactgCACTAGCGATATATTCGCTAATGGGATTCATTTTGCAGCGCCAATTTCCTCCTTGAGGACGAGTGAGCTTGATCTG GTGCGCGGTGTATTACAAATGTTGCAAGGATTTTCCGGTTCACTTTTTAGTTGGGATTGCAGTGGGAAGAAATTTTGTGTGAAAAGTGGGATATATGTTTCTCACCTCTCCCGATCTAGCCTTCTTGCCATTCTCAATCAATTTATGTATGCAGCGACTTGTCTTCAGTTGACACAGCTCGTATTGCAAGAAGTTAATACAGCTGCAAAGTCAGCTCCTCCTACTTTAAGGGCGTTTGTTACGTCTGTTTCTTCCTGGCTGAAG AGGCTGCGTGATATAGCATTGAAGGAGGAGATTAAACTTAATGATGCTGGCTCTGGAACCACTCCTACTTTAATGGGTTTAGCTGGCTCTTTATCgag TCTTTGTTCAGGTGCTGaatatttattacaaattatcCACAAAGCCATTCCCAAAGTATTCTTTGAATCCAGTGCTGCAATTACCCCTGCTGATTTGGCAGTTCATGTGCTTGACAACCTTTACAAGAAGCTTGACGAAGTATGCTTGATACAAAATGGTCAG GAAGAAACTTACCAAATGCTGCTTCATATATTTGTTGGAAGTTTATTGCCTTATATTGAGGAACTTGATTCCTGGGTTTTTGAAGGAATACTTGATGATCCTTTTGAAGAG TTGTTCTTCTATGCTAATGAAGCAGTCTCAGTTGATGAACACGATTTTTGGGAAAAGAGTTATTCTTTAAGATCACTGAGGTTGGATGGCGAGGtcaatttatcaataaaaaaggaaacaagtgAAAGAAAATCCATTTCTTTGTCTCATTTGCTGAAGGGAAAAGACCAGTACACTGGAGGCTCAATAGCATGCCCCCTGTTTATGAAGGACATAGCTAAGTCAATAGTTGCTGCTGGAAAGTCTTTGCAGCTCATTCGTCATGTTTGTGAAACATCTCCCGCgtcagaaaaacaaaatggtgaAGAGTTTACTGCTAGTGGTGATTTTGGAGGAAGTTTGGCGAGGCTATCTTTGTCGGAGCTTTTCTGTGTGTCATTGGCAGGTTTAATTGGTGATGGTGATCACATATCTAGGTACTTCTGGAAACATGACCAATATAATCTTGAGACAGTTTCCTCCTTCAAGACCCGCACAAACTGTTCTGAAGTAGAAAATGGCATTGATGGGTCAACATGCAAAGGGAAACATTGGTTTAGTTTACTGGTAGATGCATTGGCGCAGAAAGGAAGTGTCAGTTTGAAGTCTGGACACAAGGATGTGAATAAGCCCGTTGGTAAAGGAGAAAATTATATGACActtgatataaaaaattgtttatgcTCTTTGGAATCATTCCACCCTGAAAATCCAGTTATGACAGTGTGCACTGCAATCCTGAAAGATAACATAAATGATTGGAAAAGATTGAACCTCTCTAGATGTTACAACTTGCCCCCATTAAACGATGAGAGTTTATTTAAGGCAATAATAGGTGATGAGGACACACCCTTTTCTGAAACAAAAGGGACAGATTTTACTTTTGGTTTTCAGTTTGATAAATCCAAACATGTTCATTTGCAAAAAGAAGCAAAGCTGATTGAAACATTGCTTCCTTTTCCCACACTTCTCCCTGCATTTCAG GATGATCTCCATATTTCAGATCTCTTGCCCTTCCAGAAGAATAGCACTCTTCCTTCAAGGTTTCTAAGCTGGATGCAAAATATCATGCCAAGGACAATGCCACTTACGATGGTCATTATGGAAGAATGCCTTGTTGTATATCTGAGACAGCAG GTGGATTACATTGGCAAACACGTTTTATCAAAGTTGATGAATGAATGGAGATTGATGGATGAGCTAGCTGTCTTACGTGCTATTTATTTGCTAGGATCAG GGGATCTGCTGCAGCACTTTTTGACTGTAATTTTCAATAAACTGGACAAGGGAGAAACGTGGGATGatgattttgagttgaataCTATATTACAG GAATCTATAAGAAACTCTGCCGATGGTATGCTATTAAGTGCTCCTGAATCTCTGGTGGTGTCTATTGTCAAAACTAATTCTTTGGATGGCGACGAGCAATCTAATTTAGCGAAACTACCCTCAACCCCACATAAAAGCTCTTCACCTTTCTTTGGAATGGATGGACTTGATTCACTTAAATTTACATACAAG GTATCTTGGCCACTTGAGCTTATTGCCAACACTGAGGCAATTAAAAAGTATAACCAG GTGACAGGGTTTTTGTTAAAGGTTAAGCGTGCCAAGTTTGTGCTTGACAAAACTAGGCGTTGGATGTGGAAG GGTAAAGGAACTcctaaaaataatagtaagcGCCACTGGCTGGTGGAGCAGAAACTCCTTCATTTTGTGGATGCCTTTCACCAATATGTCATGGACAGA GTCTATCATAGTGCCTGGCGTGAACTCTGTGAAGGTATGGCTTCTGCACAATCTTTGGACGGAGTTATTGAAGTGCATGAAGCATACTTGCTGACGATTCATAGACAGTGCTTTGTGGTTCCAGATAAGCTG TGGGCTCTTATTGCTAGCCGAATCAATGTTATTCTTGGGTTGGCCCTAGATTTTTACTCCGTGCAGCAGACATTGAGTAGTGGTGGAGCAGTTTCTGCAATTAAGCTTCGGTGTGAAATGGAGGTCGATCGTATAGAGAAACAATTTGATGACTGCATTGCTTTCCTTCTCAGA GTCCTGTCATTCAAGCTAAACGTGGGGCACTTCCCTCACTTGGCAGATCTGGTTACAAGAATAAACTATAGCTACTTTTACATGTCTGATAGCGGGAACTTGAGAACTGCCCCAAGCTCTGAAACCGTTTCTTCCAGACTTGGGAAAACATTTATGGGAAGAACAGATTAA
- the LOC101221298 gene encoding gamma-tubulin complex component 5 isoform X1 has protein sequence MEQRKSKSLIDCTSDIFANGIHFAAPISSLRTSELDLVRGVLQMLQGFSGSLFSWDCSGKKFCVKSGIYVSHLSRSSLLAILNQFMYAATCLQLTQLVLQEVNTAAKSAPPTLRAFVTSVSSWLKRLRDIALKEEIKLNDAGSGTTPTLMGLAGSLSRIAIILLLFQNPIFIGHTLFGAEYLLQIIHKAIPKVFFESSAAITPADLAVHVLDNLYKKLDEVCLIQNGQVERTVVEETYQMLLHIFVGSLLPYIEELDSWVFEGILDDPFEELFFYANEAVSVDEHDFWEKSYSLRSLRLDGEVNLSIKKETSERKSISLSHLLKGKDQYTGGSIACPLFMKDIAKSIVAAGKSLQLIRHVCETSPASEKQNGEEFTASGDFGGSLARLSLSELFCVSLAGLIGDGDHISRYFWKHDQYNLETVSSFKTRTNCSEVENGIDGSTCKGKHWFSLLVDALAQKGSVSLKSGHKDVNKPVGKGENYMTLDIKNCLCSLESFHPENPVMTVCTAILKDNINDWKRLNLSRCYNLPPLNDESLFKAIIGDEDTPFSETKGTDFTFGFQFDKSKHVHLQKEAKLIETLLPFPTLLPAFQDDLHISDLLPFQKNSTLPSRFLSWMQNIMPRTMPLTMVIMEECLVVYLRQQVDYIGKHVLSKLMNEWRLMDELAVLRAIYLLGSGDLLQHFLTVIFNKLDKGETWDDDFELNTILQESIRNSADGMLLSAPESLVVSIVKTNSLDGDEQSNLAKLPSTPHKSSSPFFGMDGLDSLKFTYKVSWPLELIANTEAIKKYNQVTGFLLKVKRAKFVLDKTRRWMWKGKGTPKNNSKRHWLVEQKLLHFVDAFHQYVMDRVYHSAWRELCEGMASAQSLDGVIEVHEAYLLTIHRQCFVVPDKLWALIASRINVILGLALDFYSVQQTLSSGGAVSAIKLRCEMEVDRIEKQFDDCIAFLLRVLSFKLNVGHFPHLADLVTRINYSYFYMSDSGNLRTAPSSETVSSRLGKTFMGRTD, from the exons ATGGAGCAAAGGAAGAGTaaaagtttgattgactgCACTAGCGATATATTCGCTAATGGGATTCATTTTGCAGCGCCAATTTCCTCCTTGAGGACGAGTGAGCTTGATCTG GTGCGCGGTGTATTACAAATGTTGCAAGGATTTTCCGGTTCACTTTTTAGTTGGGATTGCAGTGGGAAGAAATTTTGTGTGAAAAGTGGGATATATGTTTCTCACCTCTCCCGATCTAGCCTTCTTGCCATTCTCAATCAATTTATGTATGCAGCGACTTGTCTTCAGTTGACACAGCTCGTATTGCAAGAAGTTAATACAGCTGCAAAGTCAGCTCCTCCTACTTTAAGGGCGTTTGTTACGTCTGTTTCTTCCTGGCTGAAG AGGCTGCGTGATATAGCATTGAAGGAGGAGATTAAACTTAATGATGCTGGCTCTGGAACCACTCCTACTTTAATGGGTTTAGCTGGCTCTTTATCgag GATTGCTATCATCCTACTTCTGTTCCAAAACCCAATCTTTATTGGACATACGCTCTTTG GTGCTGaatatttattacaaattatcCACAAAGCCATTCCCAAAGTATTCTTTGAATCCAGTGCTGCAATTACCCCTGCTGATTTGGCAGTTCATGTGCTTGACAACCTTTACAAGAAGCTTGACGAAGTATGCTTGATACAAAATGGTCAGGTTGAGAGAACTGTTGTT GAAGAAACTTACCAAATGCTGCTTCATATATTTGTTGGAAGTTTATTGCCTTATATTGAGGAACTTGATTCCTGGGTTTTTGAAGGAATACTTGATGATCCTTTTGAAGAG TTGTTCTTCTATGCTAATGAAGCAGTCTCAGTTGATGAACACGATTTTTGGGAAAAGAGTTATTCTTTAAGATCACTGAGGTTGGATGGCGAGGtcaatttatcaataaaaaaggaaacaagtgAAAGAAAATCCATTTCTTTGTCTCATTTGCTGAAGGGAAAAGACCAGTACACTGGAGGCTCAATAGCATGCCCCCTGTTTATGAAGGACATAGCTAAGTCAATAGTTGCTGCTGGAAAGTCTTTGCAGCTCATTCGTCATGTTTGTGAAACATCTCCCGCgtcagaaaaacaaaatggtgaAGAGTTTACTGCTAGTGGTGATTTTGGAGGAAGTTTGGCGAGGCTATCTTTGTCGGAGCTTTTCTGTGTGTCATTGGCAGGTTTAATTGGTGATGGTGATCACATATCTAGGTACTTCTGGAAACATGACCAATATAATCTTGAGACAGTTTCCTCCTTCAAGACCCGCACAAACTGTTCTGAAGTAGAAAATGGCATTGATGGGTCAACATGCAAAGGGAAACATTGGTTTAGTTTACTGGTAGATGCATTGGCGCAGAAAGGAAGTGTCAGTTTGAAGTCTGGACACAAGGATGTGAATAAGCCCGTTGGTAAAGGAGAAAATTATATGACActtgatataaaaaattgtttatgcTCTTTGGAATCATTCCACCCTGAAAATCCAGTTATGACAGTGTGCACTGCAATCCTGAAAGATAACATAAATGATTGGAAAAGATTGAACCTCTCTAGATGTTACAACTTGCCCCCATTAAACGATGAGAGTTTATTTAAGGCAATAATAGGTGATGAGGACACACCCTTTTCTGAAACAAAAGGGACAGATTTTACTTTTGGTTTTCAGTTTGATAAATCCAAACATGTTCATTTGCAAAAAGAAGCAAAGCTGATTGAAACATTGCTTCCTTTTCCCACACTTCTCCCTGCATTTCAG GATGATCTCCATATTTCAGATCTCTTGCCCTTCCAGAAGAATAGCACTCTTCCTTCAAGGTTTCTAAGCTGGATGCAAAATATCATGCCAAGGACAATGCCACTTACGATGGTCATTATGGAAGAATGCCTTGTTGTATATCTGAGACAGCAG GTGGATTACATTGGCAAACACGTTTTATCAAAGTTGATGAATGAATGGAGATTGATGGATGAGCTAGCTGTCTTACGTGCTATTTATTTGCTAGGATCAG GGGATCTGCTGCAGCACTTTTTGACTGTAATTTTCAATAAACTGGACAAGGGAGAAACGTGGGATGatgattttgagttgaataCTATATTACAG GAATCTATAAGAAACTCTGCCGATGGTATGCTATTAAGTGCTCCTGAATCTCTGGTGGTGTCTATTGTCAAAACTAATTCTTTGGATGGCGACGAGCAATCTAATTTAGCGAAACTACCCTCAACCCCACATAAAAGCTCTTCACCTTTCTTTGGAATGGATGGACTTGATTCACTTAAATTTACATACAAG GTATCTTGGCCACTTGAGCTTATTGCCAACACTGAGGCAATTAAAAAGTATAACCAG GTGACAGGGTTTTTGTTAAAGGTTAAGCGTGCCAAGTTTGTGCTTGACAAAACTAGGCGTTGGATGTGGAAG GGTAAAGGAACTcctaaaaataatagtaagcGCCACTGGCTGGTGGAGCAGAAACTCCTTCATTTTGTGGATGCCTTTCACCAATATGTCATGGACAGA GTCTATCATAGTGCCTGGCGTGAACTCTGTGAAGGTATGGCTTCTGCACAATCTTTGGACGGAGTTATTGAAGTGCATGAAGCATACTTGCTGACGATTCATAGACAGTGCTTTGTGGTTCCAGATAAGCTG TGGGCTCTTATTGCTAGCCGAATCAATGTTATTCTTGGGTTGGCCCTAGATTTTTACTCCGTGCAGCAGACATTGAGTAGTGGTGGAGCAGTTTCTGCAATTAAGCTTCGGTGTGAAATGGAGGTCGATCGTATAGAGAAACAATTTGATGACTGCATTGCTTTCCTTCTCAGA GTCCTGTCATTCAAGCTAAACGTGGGGCACTTCCCTCACTTGGCAGATCTGGTTACAAGAATAAACTATAGCTACTTTTACATGTCTGATAGCGGGAACTTGAGAACTGCCCCAAGCTCTGAAACCGTTTCTTCCAGACTTGGGAAAACATTTATGGGAAGAACAGATTAA